The genomic DNA TATTTTACATAATGGCGTTATTACTACAGCTTTGGGGATGTGGTGGGTGTAGCCGCTGATGTTATAACAGACCGTTATGTAACTTAGCTTGGGATAGGGTTTAAATTATTAGCTTTTTGTTGGAGCAGCTCTTTATAGTTGTGAAATGAGGTACGAATGGAACAAGCTGTAATGTGCTGCAAATGCGTTGGAAATTTAAACACTATAGAAGTGTGGCGCGCGGAACAAACCAAAAGACAGAGGGTTTTGAGCTTTCGTCAGGCTCAAGCCAGGGCAAGCGAGAAAACTGGGTTTTGGTTTGTGGGGAATTAAAATTCCAAAACAATACCTATCATTTTAACTTTTTGATGGATTAACTCTTCTATGGTTCTCTAAATAATCTAAATTTGGCCACCACAATTTATTTTTTGGTAGTATTATTTTCTGGTTATTAAAGCTACCTGTTAAGGTTTCATCATGACTTGATGATTGTTTTAGCTTTGGGTTAATCATTATTTTGTAATTATCACTTATTTTGATGTACCCTTTATCAAATAAACCATGATGATTAGCACATAAAAGCAGTCCATTACAAATATCCATTTTTTGATTATTATTTGACTTGGACCATGGTATTATATGAGCTGCTTGTAAAATAATTTTGTAACTGATGCCACAAATAGCACATTTAGATTTATATGCTTTTAATAATGCTTTCCGGAAAATTATTTGAGCTGTTCCTCGAACTTTAACTTTCTGGAAAACTGTATTTGATTTTTCAGGTTTTTCTAATAGTGTATTAATTAAATCCTGTTCGTTTTCTTCTGTTAACGCATAGTTAAAAGGGTTTGTAAACTGTGACCAATTGTAGTTGTAAACTTCTCTCTTGCCTTCTTTAATATTATCTCTATCCCAAGCAATAAAACCTTTTCCAGGCATACCACTTTCATCTCCTATGAGAATTGTAAGAGGTGGTAATTTATTCTCTAAACAATATTCTTGAATAACCGCAAGCACAAATCTAATGGCTCTATGGTGTATGCCAATTTTATCACCGAGCCCCTTGTATCTAACAAAGTCTTTCTTTTCTGCAACTTTTATTAATACTTCCCATGCTTTTGCTGCTCGTTGATGTTGGTTTACTTCTTTACTCATTACGAATTTTTGAAGAGTTTCTGGATTCATTTATAGCCTCTATCAAAGAGTCATAATTTTTAAGCTCTGATAAGAAAGGTGACTTAAGAAACCCTAAATGCTTATTTGAATCATCATCAATGATTGTATCAAAGGATTTTTGAATTGTATTTTTTGTTTTACGCTGTTTCTCCAAAACATCACCCAACCAGCTTTTGCCATTTTGTGCTACCTGTCCGAAAAATCTTTTACCTATTTTAAATATGTAATCCCATGATTCTATTTCTTCATTAAATTTGGCATCACAGACAATATCAATTTTCAATTCTTTTTCTTCTATACGTTCTTTTTTATTTATGTATTTGAATAAAGTTTTAGGCTCTACTTTAACATTAAAATCTATTTTTGGATGGTTTTTATTAAACGGATAAAATATTTTCTTGCCTTTTTTTAAGATATCCGTTTCCCCTTTAGAATCAGAATTACAATCATTACATAATGGAAATAAATTGTTGAAGTTAACAGCAGAAAATGGGTAATGTTTTAAGGGTAAGTAATGATCATATGCCGAATGACCTTTATCGTAAACATTTTTAATAATACCATATCCGCAGCCTGGGCAAAAACTAAACTCATTATCCCATATTAAATCGTCATAATATTCCTTTTTTGTACCAAATTCAGAGAATACATCTTTCCAAGAAAGAAATTTAGAATATAATTCCTTAAAAAAGTCTATTAATAATCCTGAAATTTCATCTTTAACAGAAGATATAGGCAACCTCTTCGTTGGATTTAAACACAGATACTCAATATTGTTATTGTTATCAAAAACCTCAATCAATTTTACCCTTTCTTTATTATCTAATTTTTTACTCTCTTTATAAATAGTTTCAATGGACTTTTTAAACCAATCTGAACGATTATTATCATATAATTTTACTAAAATAGGATATGCCTTTAACTTTGTATAACAGTCTTCGTTATCTGCTTTACATATAACTTCTACAACCAGATTTCTAATCAAATCATGAGCTTTAAAAATTTTATGTTCTATTTTATGATAACTATATAGCATTATTTCTTTTTAAGTTCATTCAGTTTAGTAAACAGTAGAATTTTTTCTATTGAATCTCCTAAATCATTTGTTCTATTTTTATATGTTCTTACTTCTTCTTCTGTTAACGACTTTTTGTTTTTTATTTCTTCTTCAATTTCTAAAATAATTCTTGACGAAAAATCTCCAATAGTATTACCTCTATTAAAAATATTATCCATGATTAAGTCTACTGAAGTTCCAAAAGTTCTAAAATTCATGTTAAAAGCACTTTTTGGTTGCTTTCCTTTTTCAAAAACTAATACTTTATCTGGGAAACAGTCTGAAATAATGAAGGGTGAATGTGAAGTGATTAGGATATCCCTCATTAAATGATTGGTTCCACTTTTACTTAAACTATCCTTTAGTAAACTTATAAACTCTGAACGCCACTCTGGATTAAAATGTGTTTCTGGCTCATCAAGAAGCATCAATGTGTTTTTATCTTTTAAAATCAAACAAATACCCATTGTGTGTAGAAACTGATGCTCTCCATCTGAAAATGCCTTTAATAACATTTTGTCTAATGAGTTTTTCTTCTTTATTTTAAATAAATTGAAATGAAATACGAGTTCTGACTCTTCAAAAGAAGGAACTTTATACATGGCATATAAACTATCTGAATTATAAATCTCTTTCTTAAGCGACTTACTAACTACTCTTAAATTTAATAAATTGAGTATTTGAAATGCCTTAAATAGCTCTATTGGCGAGTTAAAATGTATCTTAAAGGCTTTTTTTAATTCACTACTTTTAGTTTTAGAATCTTGATCAAAATAAAAATCTAATATTTCTATTTTATCATTAGTATTTTGGAATACTGCAGTAGCGCAACTACGCAATTTTTCTAGAATCTCATCTGCAAGTGGTAATAGGTAACCAAGTTCTGGGTCGTCTGCTTTATGGTATAATTTATGGTCGTTTATTACTAATCTAAAACTATGTAACTTATCTATTTCTAGTTGTTCTTTAATAGGTTCTAAGGTATCATCATCTTGAATTAAAAAGTTTGCCAGCAATATGGCTTGACTCATATGATAATCCATATACACTAAACTACTTTCGGGTTTTTCATTTAGGTTATAAGTAAGCTTTAATTTATTTCTATTTTTAAGATGATAATAGTACTCGTCTAATTGTAGTAATCTTGATTTAACAAATGGAAGGCTTAAAATCTCATTTTCTCCTGAAGAGTATCCAATAACTAATTCTGGTAAATAACTTCTTATTGGGTTTGAAATCTCTATAAATACAGATTCTGTAATTTGGTCTTGAGCAGTAATTTTAATCTTTGGCGCTTCTAACTTCTCTTTTCGTATAATTACATTGGCATAATCTTCTACAGATTTTTTTTCGCTCTCTTTAGGAATTATGTAATATTCTAATTCATAAGCTATAGGGTCTGATTTTTTTAAGTCAAAATCGTTATCTAAAAACTCTGATGTATTAGAATCAAGTGTACTGCATTCTAAATGATAAAAAATATTAGCCAACGCTTCTAATACATTAGACTTACCACTACCGTTTAAACCTGCGAAACAATATGGATGAAATTGCGTCCATTTTTCATTAGGTTCATCTTCTCTAAAAAGGACTGTAAAATCTTCAAAACCTTTTTTTGCTTTAATTTTTTTTAAGCTACGAAACTGTTCTAATATAGTAAGCCTTACTAATTTCATTTAACTTGTAATTTTAAATTGTTATCAGTAAGTTCTTGTATAATTTCGTCTTCCTCAATTAATTGAAATAGCTTTTCTTTTGCATTAGAATAATCCTTTAAATCATCAAACTTTTTTGAATCGAATAAATCAATTAAAAATTGAAGCCTTTTTTTATTTCCTTTTAAATCTTCAAACGTGAATTTTTTAATTAACTCTTTGAATATTGGCTCTTCATCTATTACCGTACCTTCTTTAAAAGCATTTTGTAGTACAGATTGAAAAAGAGCTTTCATTAGTGATAAAGATTCTTCCATTTGATTTCTTAACTCATCTAACTGCTTAACTATTATTGAAAAGTCGTTTTGTAGCTTTAAGTCTGGAACAGGTATTTTTATTTCCCTTAATTTGATGAGACTTATTTCTTTGAATGTAGCTCCCTTCAATTGTTTATCAAGTAAAAATTGAAAACCACTACTTAATAAAGTATAGTATAAAAAGGAAGGATTAATAAGTTCTTTATTTGTGCTTAAAATAGCAATACCTCTTGTCAAATTATATCCTACAAATTCCTTACTTATATAAGCAACATCACCCACATTAGCTCTTATAGTTAACAATACATCACCTTCAGCACAAATAGTTCTATTGTATTTTTCAGAGATTTTTTCACTTGTTTTTAATTGGGTAGAAATATTAATTGCTCCATTTTTTATATCTCCAGATCTTAAATATGGAACCCCATTTTCAATATGAGGACCCGCTTGTACTATCCCATAAGTTATACCCTTATCTTTTTTTACTATTTGATTTAACTTTTTTAATGGATATTTATTTTGATTATTTACTGGATCACCAAACTCCCTATGATATATCGATTTTGATAGTTTATTGATAACCTCAATCATCTCAATACGGTTATCAATAGATGATTGAATTAGATTTAAACTCTCCACAATTTTTCTCTGAAATTCTAAACTCTTTGGAAATTTAATTGATAAGCTCTTTAATGATTTATTGTTTAGAATAGGTATTGTAGCTCTATTTGCCTTAAATTTCAAAAGCTTTTTATTTAGATAAACCCAATAATAGAAGAAATGAGGAAGAATAATTTTATTGTTTACATTTATTCCTGTAATTTGTTGGTTTGACGCTACTGGCTTTTTTACCACAGCTACTTTAGCAATATTTTCTCCAATTGTAGATATTAATACTGTATTACTAGTATGTAAAAATGCTTGCTTTTCAATTACAGCTAAACCTGTAAGAGTCCTTTCTGATGAAAGAATAAACATTTGGCCTTTCAAGTCTCCTGGTGTAACGAACGGAATATTTCCATCAAAATACAATGACTCTTTGGTGCTTGGTGTTTTCCCAGTTTTTATTGAAAGGACTATATCTTCAATTTTTTTTGAAATAAATTCCATACTAAAATTCTTTTTCAAAAATTTTTAATGATTCCTTTATTATATTTTCAAGTTCACTTAATTTCTTTATCAACTTTTCAGGCGGTTCATAATTCTTGTCTTCAAAAACAAATTCTTTGTAAAAATTAAAGTTTAGCTCCAGAGCATTATCTTCAATATCTTTTAAAGGGACATAGAAGTGATTTTGCTTCCTGTCTTTTTGAGGATTATTTCTTTTATCTTTAGTTTTATACTCATTAATCAGTATGGGTAACGGATAGTCATCTTTAATTTTTTTTCTACTACTATCTAGAGTGTACCCATCAGATTCCAGACCATAGAACCAAACCTTTTTAGTATGAAATGTTTTGCTATTGAATTGTTTTTTTGTGAATACTAAAATAGACGTTTTAACAGCGGTATATGGGTTAAACACACCACTTGGCATAGAAATTACAGCCTCTAAATCGCAATCCTTTAAAAGTATTTCTCTAGTTTTTTTGTATGTTTTACTTGAACTAAATAATACCCCTTCTGGCACGACCACAGCAGCACGACCACCTTTTTTGAGCATATAAATGATACGTTCTAAAAATAACAACTCAGTTTTTAGCGTTTGATTTTTCTTTGCATCTGGTTTGATATCATAAATCCTATTAAGGTTTTTACTAATAACCTTACTATTTACTTTGGCAGCAAATGGTGGATTGGCCAGTATGTAACTATACTCTTCTTTCCCCCAATTAGTTGTTTTTTTAGTGGGCGATTTTGTAGTTTTGATACTTGCCTTTACTTTGCCATCTATTAAATTGCCTACAGTAATTTGATTTAAATATTTCTGCTCAAAATAATCTTCATACTGATTTGATAGTGTATTTAAATGAATGATATGTGGTTTTTCAATACCATGCATCATCATATTCATCATACCTATACGTACCATGGTTGCATCAATATCAAAACCATAAAACGTATTCTCTTTTAAACGTTGTTTGTCATCTTCTGATAACTTATCGCCATCTAATCCTTTTGGTAACTGGTTGTCTTCATCTAATTCTACTTTTTTAGAATTTTCTTTTAGTACATATTGGAAGCTCCCTACTAAAAAACCAGAACTTCCACTTGTTACATCACAAATTTTAGTATCTGAATCAACAATTGTTGGCGCAACTAATTCTGCCATCATTTGGATAATGTGCCTTGGTGTACGGAATTGTCCATTTTTACCAGCTTCGTTAGTAGCTCTTAACAGGTATTCATAAACATCTCCTAATAAATCTTGAAAGTTTTGGTGTTTGCTTTCTTCTTTTTCAACTAACGTAAATATCTCATCAATAATACTTACAGCGTCTTCTAATAGTGATGGTGTAGAGATACCAAACTTTGCTTTTTTCATTTCTTCCGCAAAAGGATCTTCTTCTTCTTCTTCATTAGATAAATCGTTTTGAATAAAATGAAAAACTTCATCGAACTTTGCTTTTAGTTCATTTCCATTTAGCTTATGGTACTTACTCCATTTAAATTTATCATCTACCTCTTCATGAAACTTCTCTAATCGTTTCATGAAAATTAAATAAGAAATATTTTCGATAGCTGTTATCGGGTTTGAGAGACCTCCACCCCAAAGTCTATCCCACAATAACTGTATCTTACCTTTTATACCTGTTGTTAACATACTGATTATTATTTCTTAAAATTTAAATTTACTTGTTTTGCTCTTGTATTTATAAGCTCTAATACTGTTTCCTTCATATCCTCACTTAAAAAACTATTGTTTATTAGTTGTGTCCAATTTTGCATGCCTTTTTCTATCCTATTCCAAAGGTTTTCTATTGCCTTTTCAGGAATATGTGCTTTGGCCATAACCTCATTAAAATCTTTTCGTTTTAACTTTCTTTTTTTACCATTAAGATTTAGGGCCAATTCTTCCGGGTCATCGGGGATTAATAATTTTACTGCTACCATATCATAAGCTGGTGCTAACTGATATTGGTTGTTTTTAAGGGCTATTAGTGAAAAGTTCTTTAAGTGCATATCGTTATTTCCGATAAGAAAGGACA from Flavivirga abyssicola includes the following:
- a CDS encoding HNH endonuclease, translated to MSKEVNQHQRAAKAWEVLIKVAEKKDFVRYKGLGDKIGIHHRAIRFVLAVIQEYCLENKLPPLTILIGDESGMPGKGFIAWDRDNIKEGKREVYNYNWSQFTNPFNYALTEENEQDLINTLLEKPEKSNTVFQKVKVRGTAQIIFRKALLKAYKSKCAICGISYKIILQAAHIIPWSKSNNNQKMDICNGLLLCANHHGLFDKGYIKISDNYKIMINPKLKQSSSHDETLTGSFNNQKIILPKNKLWWPNLDYLENHRRVNPSKS
- a CDS encoding restriction system-associated AAA family ATPase, producing the protein MKLVRLTILEQFRSLKKIKAKKGFEDFTVLFREDEPNEKWTQFHPYCFAGLNGSGKSNVLEALANIFYHLECSTLDSNTSEFLDNDFDLKKSDPIAYELEYYIIPKESEKKSVEDYANVIIRKEKLEAPKIKITAQDQITESVFIEISNPIRSYLPELVIGYSSGENEILSLPFVKSRLLQLDEYYYHLKNRNKLKLTYNLNEKPESSLVYMDYHMSQAILLANFLIQDDDTLEPIKEQLEIDKLHSFRLVINDHKLYHKADDPELGYLLPLADEILEKLRSCATAVFQNTNDKIEILDFYFDQDSKTKSSELKKAFKIHFNSPIELFKAFQILNLLNLRVVSKSLKKEIYNSDSLYAMYKVPSFEESELVFHFNLFKIKKKNSLDKMLLKAFSDGEHQFLHTMGICLILKDKNTLMLLDEPETHFNPEWRSEFISLLKDSLSKSGTNHLMRDILITSHSPFIISDCFPDKVLVFEKGKQPKSAFNMNFRTFGTSVDLIMDNIFNRGNTIGDFSSRIILEIEEEIKNKKSLTEEEVRTYKNRTNDLGDSIEKILLFTKLNELKKK
- a CDS encoding restriction endonuclease subunit S; the encoded protein is MEFISKKIEDIVLSIKTGKTPSTKESLYFDGNIPFVTPGDLKGQMFILSSERTLTGLAVIEKQAFLHTSNTVLISTIGENIAKVAVVKKPVASNQQITGINVNNKIILPHFFYYWVYLNKKLLKFKANRATIPILNNKSLKSLSIKFPKSLEFQRKIVESLNLIQSSIDNRIEMIEVINKLSKSIYHREFGDPVNNQNKYPLKKLNQIVKKDKGITYGIVQAGPHIENGVPYLRSGDIKNGAINISTQLKTSEKISEKYNRTICAEGDVLLTIRANVGDVAYISKEFVGYNLTRGIAILSTNKELINPSFLYYTLLSSGFQFLLDKQLKGATFKEISLIKLREIKIPVPDLKLQNDFSIIVKQLDELRNQMEESLSLMKALFQSVLQNAFKEGTVIDEEPIFKELIKKFTFEDLKGNKKRLQFLIDLFDSKKFDDLKDYSNAKEKLFQLIEEDEIIQELTDNNLKLQVK
- a CDS encoding HsdM family class I SAM-dependent methyltransferase is translated as MLTTGIKGKIQLLWDRLWGGGLSNPITAIENISYLIFMKRLEKFHEEVDDKFKWSKYHKLNGNELKAKFDEVFHFIQNDLSNEEEEEDPFAEEMKKAKFGISTPSLLEDAVSIIDEIFTLVEKEESKHQNFQDLLGDVYEYLLRATNEAGKNGQFRTPRHIIQMMAELVAPTIVDSDTKICDVTSGSSGFLVGSFQYVLKENSKKVELDEDNQLPKGLDGDKLSEDDKQRLKENTFYGFDIDATMVRIGMMNMMMHGIEKPHIIHLNTLSNQYEDYFEQKYLNQITVGNLIDGKVKASIKTTKSPTKKTTNWGKEEYSYILANPPFAAKVNSKVISKNLNRIYDIKPDAKKNQTLKTELLFLERIIYMLKKGGRAAVVVPEGVLFSSSKTYKKTREILLKDCDLEAVISMPSGVFNPYTAVKTSILVFTKKQFNSKTFHTKKVWFYGLESDGYTLDSSRKKIKDDYPLPILINEYKTKDKRNNPQKDRKQNHFYVPLKDIEDNALELNFNFYKEFVFEDKNYEPPEKLIKKLSELENIIKESLKIFEKEF